The Caulifigura coniformis genome includes a region encoding these proteins:
- a CDS encoding ABC transporter permease: MTSRTKLHVPALLVLLKANLRSHPARHLAAMVAIAATAAVLLSALAGRNAVSGSAAANDPVLGDREIHLAATDTVFPYLDESLLREMRRDPLVAELHTAVSARAVEMPGTMQGTLDEDGFYSQEQGGMGGWIVGRRDNFLAWDDDQPGGVLVAGQRPTGKPGGPIEISVPVQLPFGKKLGSWRRLEGDSGVHAAQVVGQVRFPASILMTPQGARIMARQISRAAAEVLNGGPRPPSDARIHLRAPGEIDAFLARWRERLPSLPGRMELWDNNFIQQSVTYSAAAQSIRMAAVAAVLMACVCAACIGLAVQGNAARERAAQGQLLRSLGAGRGMIITLLVIEAVAVACGGFVLALAFCWGGLSVARAWFPFLASSPSPGALQVVLALGVIVAGVLAGSVGPVISAWSIDTTNPATAATDPERARLWSRRAALASAAVVLFVTLALIVTPAGSFERSRVLLWIGLPGVALACVLIAPLAVRLTAALLARPVAWATRVEPLVLFDQVAADGPRSAGAIVAIAVGLGTFVWVMCWGASMLNSFVIDERLPRWLISVHPYGLDRSETETVLKAAGLEEFEPLTLVDTRLSPGPRRDTPIPTLLIGVHGLREGSSRIPFTLVAGNLDSVMTDVDNGTGCLLSDWYAHSANVAVGDEVSVAVPGRLENGSVLHRTYRVAGIVELRGWRMATKQNKVRLRGDKHRAMVVLDAKTVRRDFFVSDANYLLGWTRPAASAPPSRYGAGTAEPESYQVSRGERLDLERQVSALLDLDRPIRYSPDGGAEITLSSRVVQVDDLDRARSELLGNWGGGAVRKMGWLPMMALAISLFSVAGSLAVSLQARSRELGILRSCGMTRFGLLRLAIAESVLVTLAAVVVAGLFGAGQAWLMLQLASIIGYHLDFAGIRPEFTVPWEWMVPGALMTAAVCGLAALWAGWRIGRLAPAGLLSGSMIRS; the protein is encoded by the coding sequence ATGACGTCGCGAACGAAGCTCCACGTGCCTGCGCTGCTCGTTCTGCTGAAGGCGAACCTGCGCAGTCATCCCGCGCGACACCTGGCCGCAATGGTGGCGATTGCCGCAACGGCGGCTGTGTTGCTCTCGGCGCTCGCCGGACGCAATGCGGTCAGCGGCTCCGCTGCCGCAAACGATCCCGTTCTGGGGGACCGCGAAATTCATCTCGCGGCCACCGACACTGTTTTTCCGTACCTCGATGAAAGCCTGCTCCGCGAAATGCGGCGAGATCCTCTGGTCGCCGAGCTGCACACGGCAGTCTCCGCGCGGGCCGTGGAGATGCCCGGGACCATGCAGGGCACCCTGGATGAAGACGGCTTTTACAGCCAGGAGCAGGGAGGCATGGGAGGCTGGATCGTCGGCCGACGCGACAACTTCCTTGCCTGGGACGACGACCAGCCAGGCGGCGTTCTGGTCGCGGGGCAACGGCCGACGGGGAAACCCGGTGGCCCGATCGAAATTTCCGTGCCGGTGCAATTGCCCTTCGGTAAGAAGCTCGGGAGCTGGAGGAGGCTGGAAGGTGATTCCGGGGTCCACGCGGCCCAGGTCGTCGGACAGGTCCGCTTTCCCGCCTCCATCCTGATGACGCCGCAGGGCGCCCGGATCATGGCCCGACAGATCAGCCGGGCCGCCGCTGAGGTGCTCAATGGCGGTCCGCGGCCTCCCTCTGATGCGCGAATTCATCTGCGAGCCCCTGGCGAGATCGACGCCTTTCTCGCCAGGTGGCGCGAACGACTCCCCTCGCTGCCGGGCCGGATGGAACTGTGGGACAACAACTTCATTCAGCAGTCCGTGACCTACAGTGCGGCGGCCCAGTCAATTCGCATGGCGGCCGTCGCGGCCGTGTTGATGGCCTGCGTCTGCGCGGCGTGTATCGGACTTGCCGTGCAGGGAAACGCAGCCCGCGAACGCGCGGCTCAAGGTCAGCTCCTGCGTTCGCTCGGAGCAGGCCGCGGAATGATCATCACGTTGCTGGTGATCGAGGCCGTCGCCGTCGCATGCGGCGGCTTCGTGCTCGCGCTCGCCTTTTGCTGGGGCGGACTTTCGGTCGCTCGGGCGTGGTTTCCGTTCCTGGCGTCGTCCCCGTCTCCCGGCGCGCTGCAGGTCGTCCTGGCTCTCGGCGTCATTGTCGCTGGCGTTCTGGCCGGATCAGTCGGCCCGGTCATCTCTGCCTGGTCCATCGATACGACGAATCCGGCCACGGCGGCGACCGATCCGGAACGGGCGCGACTCTGGTCCCGACGTGCGGCCCTGGCTTCGGCGGCCGTCGTGCTTTTCGTCACGCTTGCGTTGATAGTCACCCCCGCGGGGTCATTCGAACGAAGCCGGGTGCTGTTGTGGATCGGCCTGCCAGGAGTGGCGCTCGCCTGCGTCCTGATTGCCCCGCTCGCCGTTCGACTGACCGCAGCGTTGCTGGCCCGTCCGGTCGCCTGGGCGACTCGTGTGGAGCCGCTGGTCCTGTTCGACCAGGTCGCGGCCGATGGTCCACGCAGCGCAGGCGCCATAGTTGCGATTGCCGTTGGCCTGGGAACGTTCGTCTGGGTGATGTGTTGGGGCGCCTCGATGCTGAACTCGTTCGTCATCGATGAACGACTGCCGAGATGGCTCATTTCGGTTCACCCTTACGGATTGGATCGCAGCGAGACTGAAACGGTGCTCAAAGCCGCCGGTCTGGAGGAATTCGAGCCGCTCACGCTGGTCGACACGCGCCTGTCCCCCGGCCCCCGGCGCGACACCCCAATCCCGACATTGCTGATCGGCGTACACGGCCTGCGGGAAGGCTCCAGTCGGATTCCATTCACACTGGTGGCCGGCAACCTCGACTCCGTCATGACCGACGTGGACAACGGAACAGGTTGCCTGCTGAGTGACTGGTATGCCCACAGTGCCAATGTCGCGGTAGGAGATGAGGTGTCTGTTGCCGTTCCGGGGCGACTCGAAAACGGCAGCGTCCTCCATCGCACGTATCGCGTGGCCGGAATCGTCGAGCTTCGCGGCTGGAGAATGGCGACAAAGCAGAACAAGGTCCGGCTTCGGGGCGACAAGCATCGCGCGATGGTGGTCCTGGACGCAAAGACGGTGCGCCGCGACTTTTTTGTGAGCGATGCGAACTATCTGCTCGGATGGACGCGCCCCGCGGCGTCGGCGCCCCCCTCTCGCTACGGAGCCGGGACTGCGGAACCGGAGTCGTACCAGGTCAGTCGGGGGGAACGTCTGGATCTCGAACGACAGGTCTCAGCGCTTCTCGATCTGGATCGCCCGATTCGATACTCGCCCGATGGGGGGGCTGAAATCACATTGTCGTCGCGGGTGGTTCAGGTCGACGATCTCGATCGCGCCCGGAGCGAGTTGCTGGGCAATTGGGGGGGAGGAGCAGTTCGAAAGATGGGCTGGCTGCCGATGATGGCGCTGGCGATCAGCCTCTTTTCGGTCGCGGGCTCGCTGGCCGTATCGCTCCAGGCCCGCAGTCGCGAACTAGGGATATTGAGGAGCTGCGGGATGACGAGATTCGGCCTGTTGAGGTTGGCGATTGCTGAGAGTGTGCTGGTAACCCTGGCGGCGGTCGTTGTCGCCGGGCTGTTCGGTGCCGGTCAGGCGTGGCTCATGCTGCAGCTGGCATCGATCATCGGCTACCACCTCGACTTCGCCGGAATACGTCCGGAGTTCACGGTGCCCTGGGAATGGATGGTCCCCGGTGCGCTGATGACGGCGGCCGTTTGTGGCCTTGCTGCCTTGTGGGCGGGTTGGCGAATCGGGCGCCTGGCGCCGGCCGGCCTGCTGTCGGGTTCAATGATTCGATCTTGA
- a CDS encoding ABC transporter ATP-binding protein: MQKRFTAGTDAIHAVDGVSIDLIAGETVAIMGASGSGKTTLLHLLGGLLRPDSGILRFAGADLATLSDAALTSLRCERMGIVYQSSNLIPTLSALDNVALPMLLNGSSRTTARAAAHERLREVGLGARALHRPGQMSGGEQQRVAIARALIAKPELVLADEPTGSLDRQNSLDVCQLLHQVAADRSRSVVIVTHDPAVALLADRILVLSDGKLVSEISRADVATAEEVAIYCMRVARRNQVFAPSSPGI; the protein is encoded by the coding sequence TTGCAAAAGCGCTTCACTGCCGGAACGGATGCGATTCATGCCGTCGACGGTGTCAGCATCGATCTGATCGCCGGTGAGACCGTGGCAATCATGGGGGCTTCCGGATCAGGAAAGACTACGCTGCTCCACCTGCTCGGGGGGTTGCTCCGCCCCGATTCAGGAATTCTCCGTTTCGCGGGAGCCGATCTGGCCACTTTGTCCGATGCCGCGCTCACTTCATTGAGATGCGAGCGCATGGGAATCGTCTATCAGTCGTCGAACCTGATTCCGACGCTTTCGGCCCTCGACAACGTCGCGCTGCCGATGCTGCTCAACGGCTCGTCGCGCACGACGGCACGCGCGGCGGCGCACGAGCGTCTGCGGGAAGTCGGCCTGGGGGCCAGGGCACTGCACCGGCCGGGCCAGATGTCGGGCGGCGAGCAACAGCGAGTCGCCATCGCCCGGGCCTTGATTGCGAAACCGGAACTGGTCCTCGCAGACGAGCCTACCGGAAGCCTCGATCGCCAGAATTCGCTGGATGTCTGCCAGCTCCTGCATCAGGTCGCGGCCGACAGATCGCGATCGGTCGTCATCGTCACGCATGACCCGGCAGTGGCGCTGCTGGCCGATCGCATCCTGGTGCTTTCAGACGGGAAGCTGGTCTCGGAGATATCGCGCGCAGATGTCGCGACGGCCGAGGAAGTCGCGATCTATTGCATGAGAGTCGCCCGGCGAAACCAGGTGTTTGCTCCGTCGTCGCCGGGGATCTAG
- a CDS encoding DUF4198 domain-containing protein yields the protein MLDANADVKVFSVHSDQRQAMSVTRHVAGELAVLSARLDAPAPAELEVVYLPPVRAMSPGQSTGRPQGGLEGEGRPGGGRGGFGGERGSRGGREGMGASSGRSEFYAKYAALSKGESLKSKPNEAMKVDFFPKWDGESLSLIVLDDGNPADQCRVTVSGPGEWSETGETELGIVSIPVKHPGRYMVEVRISVASTDAAQPSGGPVSRIGTLTLDLK from the coding sequence ATGCTGGACGCGAATGCCGACGTCAAGGTGTTCTCCGTCCATTCAGACCAGCGTCAGGCGATGAGCGTGACCCGGCATGTGGCGGGTGAACTCGCAGTCCTGTCTGCCAGGCTTGATGCCCCCGCACCTGCCGAGCTTGAGGTCGTGTATCTCCCGCCAGTGCGGGCGATGTCCCCCGGACAGAGCACCGGCCGCCCCCAGGGGGGACTCGAGGGTGAAGGTCGTCCCGGTGGGGGGAGGGGCGGCTTCGGCGGTGAGCGGGGAAGTCGTGGCGGCCGCGAAGGCATGGGTGCCAGTTCCGGCCGCTCGGAGTTCTATGCCAAGTACGCCGCGCTCTCGAAAGGGGAGTCGCTGAAGTCGAAGCCCAACGAGGCCATGAAAGTCGACTTCTTTCCCAAGTGGGACGGCGAATCACTCAGCCTGATCGTACTCGACGACGGGAACCCGGCGGATCAGTGCCGCGTGACGGTCTCCGGGCCAGGTGAATGGAGCGAGACAGGGGAGACGGAACTGGGAATCGTGTCGATTCCCGTCAAACACCCAGGCCGATACATGGTTGAAGTCCGGATCTCGGTCGCCTCGACCGACGCCGCTCAGCCCTCGGGTGGACCGGTTTCGCGAATCGGGACGCTGACGCTCGATCTGAAATGA
- a CDS encoding DUF1559 domain-containing protein, which translates to MNLSRRRAFTLIELLVVIAIIAILIALLLPAVQQAREAARRTQCRNNLKQIGLALHNYMSTYNEVLPNAGGPGVGYLNDHSPLARLLPFLDQANLQNLIDWNIQMGHPGSGILPEALRPIAATSIPTYLCPSMAGNPVTDITQQSVTYKTAGASYGMVHGNGLDSAFHAGSNPGNGLCWANAKILIRDITDGTSNTIAFVEAVVGPGSNATPPAASEKADPRLWRANGSASNAATGQNQGYDAIASAIGGWTGGKNTMWLRGSVPNGPVMAPILTPNSKIPDFGSGSAKAVASRSFHSGGVSVLLCDGSVRFVSDNIDRNTWHALLSRSGGEVVGEF; encoded by the coding sequence ATGAACCTGTCGAGAAGGCGAGCCTTCACCCTCATTGAGCTGCTGGTCGTGATCGCGATTATCGCCATTCTGATTGCCCTGCTCTTGCCGGCCGTGCAGCAGGCCCGCGAAGCCGCCCGTCGGACCCAGTGCCGCAACAACCTGAAACAGATCGGGCTGGCGCTTCACAACTACATGTCGACCTACAACGAGGTGCTGCCCAATGCCGGCGGCCCCGGGGTCGGGTACCTCAATGACCACTCACCGCTCGCGCGGCTCCTGCCGTTCCTCGATCAGGCCAACCTACAGAACCTGATCGATTGGAACATCCAGATGGGGCATCCCGGCAGTGGAATCCTTCCCGAGGCGTTGCGTCCCATCGCCGCGACGTCGATTCCGACGTACCTCTGCCCCAGCATGGCGGGCAATCCCGTCACTGATATCACTCAGCAATCCGTGACCTACAAGACGGCCGGTGCGAGCTACGGAATGGTCCATGGGAACGGGCTGGATAGCGCGTTCCATGCGGGCTCGAATCCTGGAAACGGCCTGTGCTGGGCCAACGCCAAGATCCTGATTCGCGACATCACCGACGGCACGTCCAACACAATCGCCTTCGTCGAGGCCGTCGTCGGGCCCGGTTCGAACGCCACGCCTCCGGCCGCTTCGGAGAAGGCCGATCCCAGGCTGTGGCGAGCGAACGGATCGGCCAGCAACGCGGCCACCGGGCAGAATCAGGGTTATGACGCAATCGCTTCCGCCATCGGCGGCTGGACCGGCGGGAAGAACACGATGTGGCTCCGCGGCAGCGTCCCTAACGGTCCGGTCATGGCTCCGATCCTGACTCCGAACAGTAAAATCCCGGACTTTGGCTCGGGCTCCGCGAAGGCCGTCGCCTCTCGAAGCTTCCACTCCGGCGGAGTGTCTGTGCTGCTCTGCGATGGCAGCGTGCGCTTCGTCAGCGACAACATCGATCGGAATACCTGGCACGCACTCCTCAGCCGTTCCGGCGGCGAAGTGGTCGGAGAGTTCTAA
- a CDS encoding siderophore ABC transporter substrate-binding protein, producing MVAVLHAALIGGGLNPVEAGESKRILHAQGTTELAAVPRKVAVLDLGALDILDSIGVEAAGVPSMKPEAWPDYLGKYAGEKYAKIGSLFEPDLEALRQLKPDLIIVGGRSAGKYPDVSAIAPTLDLSTTTVGFIPSVVQNTLTLGSVFSREKEASEKVLELLGEIRQLQVKASQQGRGLLLFGVGDRVMAQQPLTRFGIVYELIGIEPVVTAEDAPPPGERRPRNAARGAGESGVPDPAAEAREKERAAVEAARFAKILGREPDWLFVIDRNSAFKERANASDVLAANPGVAKSGAWQKKKVVHLDGAGWYLVGGGLQQLRNSIRQIDAAFDKHPPAVKPAS from the coding sequence ATGGTCGCTGTCCTTCACGCCGCGCTGATTGGCGGGGGCCTCAACCCTGTCGAGGCCGGAGAGTCAAAGCGAATTCTCCATGCGCAGGGGACGACCGAGCTGGCGGCCGTTCCCCGCAAGGTCGCCGTTCTGGATCTGGGCGCTCTCGATATTCTCGATTCGATCGGCGTCGAAGCGGCCGGAGTTCCATCGATGAAGCCGGAGGCGTGGCCGGACTACCTCGGGAAGTATGCGGGCGAAAAGTACGCCAAGATCGGTTCGTTGTTTGAGCCCGACCTCGAGGCCCTGCGGCAACTCAAGCCAGACCTGATTATCGTCGGCGGCCGCTCGGCCGGAAAATACCCGGACGTGAGCGCGATCGCCCCGACCCTCGATCTCTCTACGACGACTGTCGGTTTCATCCCGAGCGTGGTCCAGAACACGTTGACACTCGGATCAGTTTTCTCGCGCGAGAAGGAAGCCAGCGAGAAGGTGCTCGAACTGCTCGGCGAAATCCGGCAACTCCAGGTGAAGGCGTCCCAGCAGGGGCGCGGTCTGCTGCTGTTTGGAGTCGGTGACCGCGTCATGGCGCAGCAGCCGCTGACCCGCTTCGGCATCGTCTATGAGCTGATCGGCATCGAACCCGTCGTCACTGCGGAGGATGCACCTCCGCCCGGAGAACGCCGGCCGCGGAATGCCGCGCGCGGCGCCGGCGAGTCGGGCGTCCCCGATCCCGCAGCCGAGGCCCGGGAAAAAGAGCGGGCCGCGGTCGAGGCGGCCCGCTTCGCAAAGATCCTCGGGCGCGAGCCGGACTGGCTGTTCGTGATCGACCGCAACTCGGCCTTCAAGGAACGGGCCAACGCCAGCGACGTTCTTGCCGCGAACCCGGGAGTCGCCAAGTCGGGGGCATGGCAAAAGAAGAAAGTTGTGCATCTCGACGGGGCCGGCTGGTACCTCGTCGGCGGCGGGTTGCAGCAGCTGCGGAACAGCATCCGCCAGATCGACGCGGCGTTCGACAAGCACCCGCCTGCCGTGAAACCTGCGTCCTGA
- a CDS encoding alpha/beta hydrolase, with protein MRQLVWPLLGVIAALFSSRVAGQDQVAPMVKGSENFNVPYVEFKYRQHERHRLNLVVPARVEGSRLPLVIWIHGGAWREGSKDVWHPARVMYDKGFAVCSINYRLSNSAPFPAQLQDCKAAIRWLRKNADRYGIDPDRIGVWGASAGGHLAALVGTTGDVAQFDIGENLDQSSSVKCVVDYYGPTNFQLMNEQAKGLPGGPALDHDHPNSPESLLLGGPVQRLSAEARRADPCEYVTANDPPFLIIHGQRDPVVAHGQSELLVKSLKEAGIAVDFRSVPRAGHGDGFGDAEQKASEDFLRHHLAPK; from the coding sequence ATGCGACAACTGGTCTGGCCACTACTCGGGGTCATCGCCGCTCTCTTTTCCAGCCGGGTGGCAGGACAGGATCAAGTCGCGCCGATGGTCAAGGGGAGTGAGAACTTCAATGTTCCCTATGTGGAGTTCAAGTACCGCCAGCATGAGCGGCATCGCCTGAACCTCGTGGTCCCCGCACGGGTGGAAGGAAGCAGGCTTCCGCTCGTGATCTGGATTCACGGCGGCGCGTGGCGGGAAGGCAGCAAGGATGTGTGGCATCCTGCCCGTGTCATGTACGACAAAGGATTCGCGGTCTGCAGCATCAACTACCGGCTCAGCAACAGCGCGCCTTTTCCTGCACAGCTTCAGGATTGCAAGGCGGCAATCCGGTGGCTTCGTAAGAATGCGGATCGCTATGGCATCGATCCCGACCGAATCGGGGTGTGGGGCGCGTCAGCCGGAGGGCATCTCGCAGCGCTCGTCGGCACGACAGGCGACGTCGCACAGTTCGACATCGGCGAGAATCTCGACCAGTCGAGTTCCGTCAAATGCGTAGTCGACTACTACGGTCCGACAAATTTCCAGCTCATGAACGAGCAGGCCAAGGGTCTTCCGGGCGGCCCGGCACTCGATCATGACCACCCGAATTCACCGGAATCCCTGCTTCTCGGCGGCCCGGTCCAGCGCCTCTCGGCGGAGGCGCGACGCGCGGATCCCTGCGAGTATGTCACCGCCAACGATCCACCGTTTCTCATCATTCATGGGCAGCGCGACCCAGTCGTGGCACATGGACAGAGCGAATTGCTGGTGAAGTCGCTGAAAGAGGCAGGGATCGCAGTCGACTTTCGTTCCGTTCCGAGAGCCGGCCACGGGGACGGATTCGGAGATGCTGAACAGAAAGCCTCGGAAGACTTTCTTCGTCATCACCTCGCACCGAAGTGA
- a CDS encoding alpha/beta hydrolase, whose amino-acid sequence MLERNSGTLQLLRVLIGIGVITAHFVVAGSLCVAQPPVRTIGRTVADEESEHYRFERFTMSSPDASRTWRVNLAIPKGATPDNGFPSFWMLDGNACLLEFNQALLKDLSTRTTPTVLVFIGHDNDLRTDSQARYRDYTPTLTSRTEPGAVAAVTGGADSFLDVIEREIRPKVMESVKLAPGQQTLWGHSLGGLFVLHAFFTRPGAFDNYIAGSPSLWWDKGVELAEAERFIEHNAGRSKRIVIHLGEKERTGEGRPRDTNNQREKAHLARLEGAPPDSALKLAARLQSVTGVKSSYQEFPGLSHGPMFRASLMQALQDVGASAGKGLTPTPAAAAP is encoded by the coding sequence ATGCTCGAACGAAATTCAGGGACATTGCAATTGCTTCGCGTGCTGATCGGGATCGGAGTGATCACGGCACATTTTGTCGTGGCCGGCTCCTTATGCGTCGCGCAGCCCCCGGTTCGCACAATTGGCAGAACCGTCGCCGACGAAGAGTCGGAACATTACCGATTTGAGCGATTCACGATGTCGAGCCCGGACGCAAGCCGTACCTGGCGAGTGAACCTTGCAATCCCGAAGGGTGCGACGCCTGATAATGGTTTTCCGTCGTTCTGGATGCTCGATGGCAACGCCTGCCTCCTGGAGTTCAACCAGGCGCTGCTGAAGGATCTGTCGACTCGGACGACACCGACCGTGCTGGTCTTTATCGGACACGACAACGATCTCCGAACCGACTCGCAGGCCCGTTACCGGGATTACACCCCCACGCTGACGTCGAGAACTGAGCCAGGAGCGGTCGCCGCCGTTACCGGCGGTGCTGATTCGTTTCTGGATGTCATTGAACGCGAAATCCGTCCGAAGGTCATGGAATCAGTCAAGCTCGCGCCAGGTCAGCAGACCCTCTGGGGGCACTCGCTGGGAGGCCTCTTCGTCCTCCATGCGTTCTTTACTCGCCCCGGCGCCTTCGACAACTACATTGCCGGCAGTCCTTCCTTGTGGTGGGACAAGGGAGTTGAGCTCGCTGAGGCAGAACGCTTCATCGAGCACAACGCCGGCCGTTCGAAACGCATCGTCATTCATCTCGGCGAGAAGGAGCGAACTGGTGAAGGTCGTCCCCGAGACACCAACAATCAGCGCGAAAAGGCGCATCTCGCTCGACTGGAAGGAGCGCCGCCGGACTCCGCACTCAAGCTGGCCGCACGACTCCAGAGTGTCACCGGCGTGAAGTCGTCGTATCAGGAATTCCCAGGACTGAGCCATGGTCCCATGTTTCGCGCTTCACTGATGCAGGCGCTGCAGGATGTCGGCGCCTCCGCGGGCAAAGGATTGACTCCCACTCCAGCGGCCGCCGCTCCCTGA